One window of Thermocoleostomius sinensis A174 genomic DNA carries:
- the cobO gene encoding cob(I)yrinic acid a,c-diamide adenosyltransferase has translation MTTTSENSLSNVSKDQEATRLDEEATAPGLTDEQYHRKMQRRKEVQEQRLAERNREKGLIIVHTGNGKGKTTAALGMVLRSLGHGYKVAIVQFIKGGWEPAEKRVFSLWPKQLEFHAMGEGFTWETQDRSRDMQKATEAWAKALTFIGNPEFKLVLLDEINVALKLGYLSVEQVSAGLEQKPAASHVILTGRGAPQLLIDQADLVTEMTLIKHPFREQGVKAQPGIEF, from the coding sequence ATGACTACCACTTCTGAAAACTCTCTTTCGAATGTATCAAAGGATCAAGAAGCCACCCGTCTTGATGAAGAGGCCACCGCTCCCGGACTCACGGATGAACAATATCACCGCAAAATGCAGCGGCGCAAAGAAGTCCAGGAGCAACGTCTAGCCGAACGCAATCGGGAAAAAGGGTTGATTATTGTGCATACGGGCAATGGCAAAGGCAAAACTACGGCCGCATTGGGAATGGTGCTGCGATCGCTCGGACATGGCTATAAGGTGGCAATTGTTCAATTCATTAAAGGCGGTTGGGAGCCTGCCGAGAAGCGAGTATTTAGCCTATGGCCAAAGCAATTGGAATTTCATGCAATGGGCGAAGGCTTTACCTGGGAAACCCAAGATCGATCGCGAGACATGCAAAAAGCAACCGAAGCTTGGGCCAAAGCCCTGACATTTATTGGCAATCCTGAATTCAAGCTGGTGCTTTTAGACGAGATTAATGTGGCGCTGAAGTTAGGATATTTGTCAGTAGAACAAGTTTCGGCAGGTTTAGAGCAAAAACCAGCCGCCTCACATGTGATCTTAACAGGACGCGGAGCGCCTCAGTTACTGATCGATCAGGCTGATTTGGTGACAGAAATGACGCTGATTAAGCATCCGTTTCGAGAACAGGGTGTGAAAGCACAACCTGGCATCGAGTTTTAG
- the nadB gene encoding L-aspartate oxidase, protein MVAISVPSTATSQLFDVLVIGGGAAGLYAALCLPDHYRVGLITKDTLALSASDWAQGGIAAAIAPDDSPVLHVEDTLKAGAGLCDVEAVNLLVEQAPQCVQSLVNMGVAFDRHGDSLALTLEAAHSRRRVLHAADTTGRAMVTTLQAHVLNRPNIRVLPQAFVLDLWVSCQGGDRQAEPRCRGVIVVQSNEIRWLTAKAVVLATGGGGQVFAQTTNPALSTGDGVAMAWRAGAQLRDLEFFQFHPTALTKPGAPRFLISEAVRGEGAHLIDAQGKRFAFDYHPAGELAPRDVVSRAIFNHLQQTTPDPTTAHVWLDLRPIAPETVRRRFPNIIHVCQTWGIDVLQEPIPVAPAAHYWMGGITTDTLSRTTLAGLYAVGETASTGVHGANRLASNSLLECLVFGAQLRSLELSDLPPDPISDADSDRDANKLERALEELAQIKYWRQELPRLMWQSAGICREHRSLNAAITQVETWKQELMALPLSQTLVHLLNSPNRAPLSLSSSTLSQSLRLWGETRNLLDVADLILKSAVLRTESRGGHYRSDYPAVDPKWQVHTLVEHQTWRRSRSV, encoded by the coding sequence TTGGTTGCCATTTCTGTACCCTCGACTGCAACGTCTCAGTTGTTTGATGTTTTGGTGATTGGCGGTGGAGCCGCTGGACTTTATGCTGCCCTTTGCTTGCCTGACCACTATCGTGTGGGTTTAATCACGAAAGATACACTGGCGTTGTCGGCAAGTGACTGGGCCCAAGGAGGCATTGCGGCAGCGATCGCCCCCGATGATTCTCCTGTGCTACATGTAGAAGACACGCTGAAAGCTGGAGCCGGATTGTGCGATGTCGAGGCCGTCAACCTGTTAGTCGAGCAAGCTCCTCAATGTGTCCAGTCGTTGGTCAATATGGGCGTCGCGTTCGATCGGCATGGCGATTCGTTGGCTCTGACCCTGGAGGCGGCCCATTCCCGTCGGCGGGTGCTTCATGCAGCAGATACCACCGGGCGGGCAATGGTGACGACGCTGCAAGCTCATGTGCTGAACCGTCCTAATATTCGGGTTTTGCCACAAGCCTTTGTGTTGGATTTGTGGGTGAGTTGTCAAGGGGGCGATCGGCAGGCGGAACCACGCTGTCGAGGTGTGATCGTTGTTCAGTCCAACGAAATCCGATGGCTGACGGCTAAAGCGGTGGTGCTAGCCACAGGAGGGGGAGGACAGGTATTTGCCCAAACTACAAATCCTGCTCTCAGCACGGGGGATGGCGTGGCAATGGCATGGCGAGCTGGTGCGCAACTCCGCGATCTAGAGTTTTTTCAGTTTCATCCCACAGCCCTGACAAAACCAGGTGCTCCGCGTTTTCTGATCAGCGAAGCGGTTCGGGGCGAAGGAGCGCATTTAATTGATGCCCAAGGCAAGCGGTTTGCGTTTGACTATCATCCAGCAGGTGAATTAGCTCCTAGAGACGTCGTCAGCCGTGCCATCTTCAACCACTTGCAGCAAACCACCCCCGATCCAACTACTGCCCATGTCTGGCTTGATCTGCGTCCGATCGCTCCAGAAACCGTACGTCGGCGTTTTCCTAATATTATTCACGTCTGTCAAACCTGGGGAATAGATGTGCTACAGGAACCAATTCCTGTTGCCCCCGCTGCTCACTATTGGATGGGCGGTATCACTACCGATACCCTTAGTCGCACGACCCTTGCTGGACTGTATGCCGTTGGCGAAACCGCCAGCACCGGAGTCCATGGAGCCAATCGTCTGGCTAGTAACTCTCTTTTGGAGTGTTTGGTGTTTGGGGCGCAACTGCGATCGCTGGAATTATCTGATTTGCCGCCAGATCCCATTTCTGATGCTGATTCAGATCGAGATGCAAACAAGCTGGAACGAGCATTGGAGGAACTGGCTCAAATTAAATATTGGCGACAGGAGTTACCCCGCTTGATGTGGCAGAGTGCCGGAATTTGCCGTGAACATCGATCGCTCAATGCCGCCATCACTCAGGTTGAAACCTGGAAACAGGAACTCATGGCACTGCCCCTGAGCCAAACGCTGGTGCACCTGCTCAATTCACCGAATCGAGCGCCGCTATCACTAAGTTCTTCCACCCTAAGCCAATCACTGCGGCTGTGGGGCGAAACGCGCAACTTGTTGGATGTGGCTGATCTGATCCTCAAAAGTGCAGTCTTACGGACTGAAAGCCGAGGAGGACACTATCGATCGGACTATCCTGCGGTCGATCCGAAATGGCAAGTGCATACGCTGGTTGAACACCAAACCTGGCGACGATCAAGGTCCGTGTAA
- the psbU gene encoding photosystem II complex extrinsic protein PsbU — protein sequence MRRLVSIIMALGLMISSLGWFGQGQSAMAANLSTLSFKTSPTVLAEFRNVMDDKLSTEFGQKIDLNNTNVRAFMDYPGLYPTLARQILKYAPFEHVEDVLDMPGLTDRQKQVLQANLGNFTVTPPEDALVEGGDRFNNGIYR from the coding sequence ATGAGACGGCTGGTTAGTATCATCATGGCGTTGGGGTTGATGATTAGCAGCTTGGGTTGGTTTGGGCAAGGTCAGTCAGCCATGGCAGCCAACTTAAGCACACTATCCTTCAAGACATCGCCCACCGTGCTGGCAGAATTTCGTAATGTTATGGACGATAAGCTCAGCACTGAGTTTGGTCAAAAAATTGATTTAAATAATACGAATGTCCGTGCATTTATGGATTACCCAGGTTTATATCCAACCTTGGCTCGCCAAATCCTCAAATATGCTCCGTTTGAGCACGTAGAAGATGTGCTGGATATGCCCGGTTTAACCGATCGACAAAAACAAGTACTGCAAGCTAATTTAGGCAACTTTACGGTGACTCCTCCAGAAGATGCTCTGGTAGAAGGAGGCGATCGATTCAACAATGGCATTTATCGATAA
- a CDS encoding LmeA family phospholipid-binding protein, producing the protein MYTRWSRMNLEQNSSLPSVSRRRFISKVLGSAVQLWLRSQVESAETLQVQIEGGDWQILSGYIPTVTIAAEDVVYQGIALHQIFLRGTDIRVNLKDVLQGKPLQLLDVVPVQAEATLNQAGINTSLRSPQLASTIKALVIEWLRLSAEELPTALQLLLRTNPIEVEQPQLAFHGGHLRLWGRLVANGSASQPLQPQDRSQPFAIKTGLNVIERSKIQLDQPQWLSHPNAIQGEDLSTLQNFEIDLGTDVCIHRLSLEAGRLVCGGIINVIP; encoded by the coding sequence ATGTACACCCGTTGGAGCCGTATGAATTTGGAGCAGAATTCCTCGTTGCCCTCAGTTTCGCGCCGCCGATTCATCAGCAAAGTGCTTGGCTCGGCAGTACAGTTATGGCTTCGATCGCAAGTAGAATCGGCAGAGACCTTACAGGTTCAGATTGAGGGGGGCGATTGGCAGATTTTATCGGGATATATCCCTACGGTAACAATCGCTGCTGAGGACGTGGTTTATCAAGGCATTGCTCTCCATCAAATTTTTCTGAGAGGAACAGACATTCGAGTCAATTTAAAGGATGTTTTGCAGGGCAAACCGCTACAACTCCTGGATGTTGTTCCTGTGCAGGCAGAAGCAACGCTGAATCAAGCTGGGATCAATACTTCGCTGCGATCTCCCCAGTTGGCAAGTACTATCAAAGCGTTGGTGATAGAGTGGCTGCGGTTGTCAGCCGAGGAATTGCCTACGGCTCTTCAGTTGCTGTTACGAACCAATCCGATCGAGGTAGAACAGCCTCAACTGGCTTTCCATGGTGGACACCTGCGACTTTGGGGACGACTAGTTGCCAACGGTTCAGCATCTCAACCCTTACAACCCCAAGACCGATCGCAGCCGTTTGCCATCAAGACGGGCCTGAACGTGATCGAGCGATCGAAGATTCAACTTGATCAGCCACAATGGCTTTCCCACCCTAACGCCATACAGGGAGAAGATTTGTCAACCTTACAGAATTTTGAAATCGATCTGGGCACAGATGTCTGTATCCACAGACTTAGCCTGGAAGCCGGGCGACTTGTTTGCGGTGGCATCATCAACGTGATTCCCTAA
- a CDS encoding PrsW family intramembrane metalloprotease, which produces MAQSDLLKLAQRGDPGAIALLLNRKLQPRGVTAKVVFKDNCLKILLTSTRPLEQQAFIQFLEQQVASLDINNLESVKVYSQQTGAVSPAWTQDFIPTSVATLNSSNTTTQNLRLSSLTRPPAQSSPSPAPKSSTASKPSSAIVKYNKPNPSNPIGFWQALRSFQIKTIFPYRDVLSRDLYRNYTVRLLLFLGVFPLVINLFAEQATLAQTAWLLGIYYASIWGVVLYNLIRPPQFSWSNTLKCTLFTTFIGIPTLLLFQRVPPFNTLYDAVNGGLVARTVGFVFGVGLLEEICKALPVYLLLLRPGKLNDPQTSAFYGAMSGLGFAIAEGAAYSLRYAFGLSRGEIGLGSYVAANTIRFVSLPLFHAILAGIVGYFMGLAAINPSRQNAILLIGMTIAIVLHGLYNTFAGGILGPFIIGFTILLFVSYLRRSKQMVDEMQQAEREHFK; this is translated from the coding sequence ATGGCTCAATCTGATTTGCTCAAACTAGCTCAACGAGGTGATCCAGGAGCGATCGCACTTCTGCTTAATCGTAAGCTTCAGCCCAGAGGTGTCACCGCCAAGGTGGTGTTCAAGGACAACTGCCTCAAAATTTTGTTGACTTCGACTCGCCCGCTGGAACAGCAGGCATTCATACAGTTTCTAGAGCAGCAAGTTGCCAGTCTGGACATTAACAACCTGGAGTCGGTGAAAGTATACAGTCAGCAAACTGGCGCCGTTTCCCCTGCCTGGACTCAGGATTTTATTCCCACGTCTGTTGCCACGCTGAACTCATCAAACACCACTACTCAAAATCTGCGTCTGTCCTCTCTAACCCGCCCACCTGCTCAGTCTAGCCCCAGCCCAGCCCCAAAGAGTTCTACCGCAAGTAAACCGTCTAGTGCAATCGTTAAGTACAACAAGCCCAATCCATCCAACCCAATTGGGTTTTGGCAAGCCCTGCGTAGTTTTCAAATCAAGACGATTTTTCCCTATCGCGATGTTTTAAGCCGTGATCTTTACCGCAACTACACGGTTCGGTTGCTGCTATTTTTAGGGGTGTTTCCTCTGGTAATTAATCTGTTCGCTGAGCAGGCCACTCTAGCACAAACCGCTTGGCTATTGGGCATTTACTACGCTTCGATTTGGGGCGTGGTGCTGTATAACCTGATTCGGCCGCCGCAGTTCTCATGGAGCAACACCCTCAAGTGCACCCTGTTTACCACCTTTATTGGCATTCCGACACTACTACTCTTTCAACGGGTTCCTCCGTTTAATACCTTGTATGATGCGGTCAATGGTGGGTTAGTGGCGCGTACCGTTGGTTTTGTGTTTGGTGTTGGGTTGCTCGAAGAAATCTGCAAAGCACTCCCTGTGTACTTATTATTATTGCGACCGGGAAAACTCAACGATCCGCAAACGTCCGCTTTCTATGGAGCGATGTCGGGTCTGGGATTTGCGATCGCAGAAGGAGCAGCTTATTCGCTGCGCTATGCTTTTGGTCTTTCGCGAGGTGAAATTGGCTTGGGGTCTTATGTGGCGGCCAATACCATTCGGTTTGTCTCATTGCCGCTATTTCACGCCATCCTAGCAGGCATTGTGGGATATTTTATGGGGCTAGCCGCCATTAATCCGTCCCGACAAAATGCCATTTTGTTGATTGGAATGACGATCGCCATTGTACTGCATGGCTTGTACAACACCTTTGCTGGCGGCATTCTGGGACCCTTTATCATTGGGTTTACAATTCTGCTGTTCGTCAGCTACTTGCGCCGCAGTAAACAAATGGTAGATGAGATGCAACAGGCAGAACGAGAGCATTTTAAGTGA
- a CDS encoding flavin prenyltransferase UbiX: MSTPYSTSRPLILGVTGASGLIYAVRSLKYLLQADYAIELVASKSTYMVWQAEHGIRMPIEAEQQEQFWRQQAGVETGGKLHCHPWGDVGATIASGSFRTYGMVIIPCSMSTVAKLAAGLSSDLLERAADVQLKEGRKLVIVPRETPFSLIHLRNLTSLTEAGARIVPAIPAWYHHPQTIEDLVDFVVARALDQFEIDCVPLRRWQGHLGKEADRGSKEGA; encoded by the coding sequence GTGTCTACACCCTATTCCACCTCTCGCCCTCTGATTCTTGGCGTCACTGGCGCGTCGGGGCTAATTTATGCCGTACGATCGCTGAAATATCTCCTACAAGCCGACTATGCCATCGAACTTGTGGCTTCCAAGTCAACCTATATGGTTTGGCAAGCCGAACATGGTATCCGGATGCCTATCGAAGCAGAACAACAAGAGCAGTTTTGGCGACAGCAAGCCGGTGTAGAAACGGGTGGTAAGTTGCACTGTCATCCGTGGGGCGATGTGGGTGCAACGATCGCCAGCGGGTCTTTTCGCACCTACGGCATGGTGATCATTCCATGCAGCATGAGCACGGTGGCCAAATTGGCTGCTGGTCTTAGTTCTGATCTACTAGAACGAGCGGCCGATGTTCAACTCAAGGAAGGGCGTAAACTGGTGATTGTGCCGCGTGAAACACCATTTAGCCTCATTCATTTGCGCAACTTAACCAGCTTGACAGAAGCCGGGGCCAGAATTGTTCCCGCGATTCCCGCTTGGTATCACCATCCTCAGACCATCGAAGACCTGGTTGATTTTGTAGTAGCGCGGGCCCTCGATCAATTTGAAATTGATTGTGTACCGCTGCGACGGTGGCAGGGACATTTGGGAAAGGAGGCAGACCGGGGAAGCAAGGAAGGAGCGTAG
- a CDS encoding NfeD family protein, translated as MFPEPNYGTVDKAIVQGRLWRVKFNGSYWFAKLYYADRHTVLMPGDSVEILAIQGITLLVLPCHHT; from the coding sequence ATGTTTCCTGAACCAAACTACGGAACAGTTGATAAAGCCATTGTGCAAGGTCGCCTGTGGCGCGTTAAGTTTAATGGCTCTTATTGGTTTGCAAAGCTCTACTATGCCGATCGCCATACAGTGTTGATGCCTGGCGATTCTGTTGAAATTCTTGCCATTCAGGGAATTACCTTATTGGTGCTTCCCTGTCATCACACCTGA